The Pedobacter mucosus genome window below encodes:
- a CDS encoding PspC domain-containing protein has product MEKTIIINIGNTIIHIEESAYEFLKAYLNEIKQHFANHEDDFEIITDIENRIAELLTEQLEEQKKQVVDSVTVNAVIAQMGRVKDFDFVEEGEEEPFTEANYQFHAEKKLYRDMDERVIAGVCAGFAHYINIEVKWMRLATILAVFAGGAGFLVYAILWVIMPKAKSRIERMEMKGEPANLQGFQKNLDEELQAVKERLSAVNQHAQPLISRFGIFVGEFFEWLGRFIGGTGKVIFKIIAGFIIAFGSLMLLVLVITLGAFYGFWDGSLEEYLPLSIFNESNKDVILFSAFIVCFIPILALVLFSIRVAFNKQAINKILSFALLIIWLAGVATVGYQAAKISSEFKQHAELTQTTILKTLPTYTIDIDKSKYFSKEDSILNHIDANQRNQIVVDDFEDGPFASTNNIRININKSETGTTRLTQKYESQGKTFPSALQNAQNINYNYVFKDSTFVFNPRFQLKKGKIWRNQEVRLDLEIPVGTRLVIKDDAYRYINNYGAWECENKENDNNGYSIWVMTEDGLKCVAQLKEDAKNKQKLEDELHDLKLLYKNKPNDTIYQDSISNRIKEVKDELGIKPE; this is encoded by the coding sequence ATGGAAAAGACCATCATTATAAATATAGGGAACACAATTATTCATATTGAAGAAAGTGCCTACGAATTTTTGAAAGCTTATTTAAACGAAATTAAGCAGCATTTTGCCAATCATGAAGATGATTTCGAGATTATAACAGACATCGAAAATAGAATTGCGGAATTGCTAACTGAGCAATTAGAGGAGCAGAAAAAACAGGTTGTGGATTCGGTAACCGTAAATGCCGTGATTGCACAAATGGGACGTGTTAAGGATTTTGATTTTGTTGAAGAGGGAGAAGAAGAACCTTTTACAGAAGCTAATTATCAGTTTCATGCGGAGAAAAAGTTATACCGCGATATGGATGAAAGAGTGATAGCAGGGGTTTGTGCCGGTTTCGCTCATTATATAAATATCGAGGTAAAATGGATGAGGTTAGCGACCATTTTAGCGGTATTCGCCGGTGGTGCGGGTTTTCTAGTTTATGCCATACTTTGGGTAATCATGCCAAAGGCAAAATCGCGGATTGAAAGAATGGAGATGAAAGGTGAACCAGCAAACCTACAAGGTTTTCAAAAAAATCTTGATGAAGAGTTACAAGCAGTTAAAGAACGTTTATCGGCCGTAAATCAACATGCTCAACCTTTAATTAGTCGTTTTGGTATATTTGTTGGCGAATTTTTCGAATGGCTTGGACGCTTTATCGGTGGTACTGGAAAAGTGATTTTTAAGATTATAGCTGGTTTTATTATAGCCTTTGGCTCGTTAATGTTGCTAGTACTTGTAATTACTTTAGGTGCATTTTATGGCTTTTGGGATGGAAGTTTAGAAGAATATTTACCACTTTCTATTTTTAATGAAAGCAATAAAGATGTGATTCTTTTTAGCGCATTTATTGTGTGTTTTATACCAATTTTAGCTCTTGTGTTATTCTCCATCAGGGTAGCTTTTAATAAACAGGCTATAAACAAAATATTATCCTTCGCACTTTTAATTATTTGGTTGGCTGGCGTGGCAACAGTTGGTTATCAGGCAGCAAAAATCTCTTCAGAATTTAAACAACATGCAGAATTAACGCAAACCACTATCTTAAAAACTTTACCAACTTATACCATTGATATTGATAAAAGCAAATATTTTAGTAAGGAAGATAGTATTTTAAACCACATTGATGCCAACCAAAGAAATCAAATTGTGGTTGATGATTTTGAAGATGGACCATTTGCCTCAACCAATAATATTCGAATTAATATTAACAAAAGTGAAACTGGAACAACTCGTTTAACGCAAAAATATGAATCGCAGGGAAAAACGTTTCCAAGTGCTTTACAAAATGCACAAAACATCAATTATAATTATGTTTTTAAAGATTCTACGTTTGTATTCAATCCAAGGTTTCAACTAAAAAAGGGTAAGATTTGGAGAAACCAGGAAGTAAGGCTCGATCTTGAAATTCCAGTTGGAACGAGGTTAGTTATTAAAGATGATGCTTACCGTTATATAAATAATTATGGGGCTTGGGAATGCGAAAACAAAGAAAATGATAATAATGGTTACAGTATTTGGGTAATGACAGAAGATGGATTGAAGTGCGTTGCGCAATTAAAAGAAGATGCTAAAAATAAGCAAAAGCTTGAAGATGAGCTTCATGATTTAAAATTGTTATACAAAAATAAACCAAATGATACCATTTACCAAGATTCTATATCGAATAGGATTAAGGAAGTTAAAGATGAGTTAGGTATTAAACCTGAATAA
- a CDS encoding PadR family transcriptional regulator gives MIAENTQTQMRKGILEYCVLSIISRGEIYASDIIAELRSARMLVVEGTLYPLLTRLKNNGLLSYNWVESTSGPPRKYYTLTEIGRGILSQLDQTWQELAYAVGISQKGANS, from the coding sequence ATGATAGCAGAAAATACGCAAACACAAATGCGGAAGGGAATTCTGGAATACTGTGTTTTATCCATCATTTCGAGAGGCGAAATTTACGCTTCGGATATAATTGCTGAATTGAGATCGGCAAGAATGTTAGTGGTTGAGGGTACACTTTATCCATTATTGACCAGGCTTAAAAACAATGGTTTGTTAAGCTATAACTGGGTAGAATCTACTTCAGGCCCGCCCCGTAAATATTATACTTTAACCGAAATTGGTAGGGGTATTTTATCACAATTAGATCAAACCTGGCAAGAGCTGGCTTATGCTGTAGGTATTTCACAAAAAGGAGCCAATTCATAA
- a CDS encoding amino acid permease, with protein sequence MKKSIASIVAEANQTGEGTLKRTLGPINLILIGVGLTLGAGLFSITGMAAANHAGPAVTLSFLIAALGCGFAALCYAEFASMIPVAGSAYTYSYATMGELFAWIIGWDLVLEYSVGCATVAISWSQYLTKFLASLHIYLPPQLTLSPFETAKLADGSSVHGIINIPAALVVVLMTAILIRGTKGSVIVNGIIVFLKVGVVLVFIALGWQYIDPTNYHPYIPENTGTFGQFGWSGILRGAGLVFFVFIGFDAVAASAQETKNPARDLPIGIIGSLAVCTVLFGLFGHVMTGLANYKDFANSGAPVAIAIAKTPYGSWLGQAIILAILIGYTSVILIDLMAQSRMFYSISKDGLLPKMFSDVHSKFKTPWKSNIILCIFIALFAAFVPMNVVGEMTSIGTLLAFLMVCVGILILRKTDPEAKRPFRVPWVPLIPILGILTCVAMMVFLPWETWIRLAVWLIIGLAIYFWYGKKNSKLNQAEKTQDLL encoded by the coding sequence ATGAAAAAATCTATTGCCAGCATTGTTGCAGAGGCAAATCAAACTGGCGAAGGAACCCTTAAAAGAACCCTTGGTCCTATTAATTTAATTTTAATTGGCGTTGGCTTAACATTAGGAGCTGGTCTTTTCTCTATAACCGGTATGGCAGCAGCAAATCATGCTGGTCCGGCGGTAACCTTATCTTTTTTAATAGCAGCTTTAGGCTGTGGTTTTGCTGCATTATGTTATGCAGAATTTGCATCGATGATTCCAGTTGCGGGTAGTGCTTACACTTATTCTTATGCAACAATGGGCGAACTTTTTGCTTGGATAATTGGCTGGGATTTAGTGTTAGAATATTCAGTTGGCTGCGCAACTGTAGCCATTAGCTGGTCGCAATATTTAACCAAATTTTTAGCTAGCCTACACATCTATTTGCCTCCACAATTAACATTATCGCCTTTTGAAACAGCAAAGCTTGCAGATGGATCTTCTGTGCATGGAATTATAAACATCCCAGCGGCGCTCGTAGTGGTATTAATGACTGCAATATTAATCCGCGGCACTAAAGGATCAGTAATTGTTAATGGAATTATTGTGTTTTTGAAAGTTGGTGTAGTACTTGTTTTTATAGCCTTAGGCTGGCAATATATCGATCCAACCAACTACCACCCTTACATACCAGAAAACACAGGTACCTTTGGTCAGTTTGGCTGGAGCGGCATATTACGGGGTGCTGGTTTAGTTTTCTTTGTATTTATTGGCTTTGATGCGGTTGCCGCATCGGCTCAGGAAACTAAAAACCCAGCTCGTGATTTACCAATTGGAATTATAGGATCTTTAGCTGTTTGCACGGTTTTATTTGGCTTATTTGGTCACGTTATGACAGGCTTGGCTAATTATAAAGATTTTGCGAATAGTGGTGCGCCAGTAGCCATTGCCATTGCTAAAACACCATATGGAAGTTGGTTGGGTCAGGCAATAATTTTAGCGATTTTGATTGGCTATACCTCGGTTATTCTGATTGACTTAATGGCGCAATCGCGGATGTTTTACTCCATAAGTAAGGATGGTTTATTACCTAAAATGTTCTCTGATGTACATTCTAAATTTAAAACACCATGGAAATCAAACATCATTCTATGTATTTTTATTGCGCTTTTTGCCGCTTTTGTACCCATGAATGTGGTTGGAGAAATGACAAGTATTGGAACTTTGTTAGCCTTCTTAATGGTTTGCGTGGGCATATTAATCTTGAGAAAAACAGATCCCGAAGCAAAACGTCCTTTTAGAGTTCCTTGGGTTCCATTAATTCCAATTCTTGGAATATTAACCTGCGTTGCAATGATGGTTTTCTTGCCTTGGGAAACCTGGATTAGGTTAGCCGTTTGGTTAATTATCGGCCTTGCTATTTATTTCTGGTATGGAAAGAAAAATAGCAAACTTAATCAAGCAGAAAAAACTCAAGACTTGCTTTAA